A genomic region of Papaver somniferum cultivar HN1 chromosome 7, ASM357369v1, whole genome shotgun sequence contains the following coding sequences:
- the LOC113294091 gene encoding uncharacterized protein LOC113294091, with product MREAREDISHLETKVTSLEEELCQDRSSHDPEVRDYIQRLVQERDDARAEAHALSNASSASRADVARLMEPEKDLEVNMYRLTKGIEGMTNEVNRLQHLDSMKSVELDKCQYALENLRLDYKKLSGEYDFLDEAWYAVVNEYEIASANVEELEGQFGLANAKLEETQSDLVKQQGETKYFEALAGSRDEAVKASTKEINRLKTLLSQSLLKADVIAHKAHRQLA from the exons ATGCGTGAGGCGCGTGAGGATATCTCCCATCTGGAAACCAAAGTAACAAGCTTGGAAGAAGAGCTGTGTCAAGATCGTTCATCCCATGATCCTGAAGTTCGGGATTATATACAACGGCTCGTTCAGGAAAGGGACGATGCTAGAGCAGAGGCACATGCCCTTAGTAATGCTTCAAGTGCTTCTCGGGCCGATGTTGCTCGTTTAATGGAACCCGAGAAGGACCTAGAGGTTAATATGTATAGGCTTACTAAGGGGATCGAAGGGATGACTAACGAAGTCAACCGCCTCCAACACTTAGATTCTATGAAGTCGGTAGAGTTAGATAAGTGTCAATATGCTCTCGAGAATCTTCGTCTTGATTATAAGAAACTTTCTGGTGAATACGATTTTCTCGATGAAGCCTGGTACGCTGTAGTAAATGAATATGAGatagcttcggctaatgtcgaag agctcgagggacaattTGGCCTTGCAAATGCGAAGCTTGAAGAGACTCAATCTGACTTAGTAAAGCAGCAGGGAGAAACCAAGTATTTTGAAGCGCTGGCAGGGTCCCGGGACGAAGCGGTGAAGGCATCGACCAAGGAGATTAATCGGCTGAAGACCTTGCTGTCACAATCCTTGCTCAAAGCCGATGTTATTGCCCATAAGGCTCATCGTCAGCTTGCATAG